A stretch of the Festucalex cinctus isolate MCC-2025b chromosome 20, RoL_Fcin_1.0, whole genome shotgun sequence genome encodes the following:
- the LOC144009369 gene encoding uncharacterized protein LOC144009369: MLTPEKSGAQLSTSAQMTFHRTMTSTMGLMQDSLGQSSKEREDRAHSNVRPLVLRQRKLPLIGPKVTLLTVSRTKNVHQPIHRRKKDPKDSGWLEVDEFGWQPTIFPFAAKPGPRDAAAELNSHLPADILELFITDELLQHIVHHTNLYANQSMQKQTDKNCCARVNSLQRVFQIVCSDCYCCM; this comes from the exons atgctaacaccggagaaaagtggtgcacaactgagcacgtctgcacagatgacgtttcatcggacgatgacgagtaCTATGGGTctgatgcaagacagtcttggacagtcttccaaagaacgtgaag atcgtgctcacagcaacgtccgaccgctggttctacgacaaagaaag ctccccctcatagggcccaaagtgacccttctcacagtgagcagaacaaag aatgtgcatcaaccaatacatcgaagaaaaaaag atcccaaagattctggctggcttgaagttgatgaattcggctggcagccaaccatcttcccctttgctgcaaaaccaggaccaagggatgctgcagcagagctgaattcccacctgccagctgacatcctggagctcttcatcacggatgaacttctccagcacatcgttcatcataccaacctctacgcaaatcagtccatgcagaagcagactgacaaaaactgttgcgcacgtgtaaatagtttgcaaagagttttccaaattgtttgttcggattgctactgttgcatgtaa